A window from Primulina huaijiensis isolate GDHJ02 chromosome 11, ASM1229523v2, whole genome shotgun sequence encodes these proteins:
- the LOC140987277 gene encoding receptor-like serine/threonine-protein kinase At1g78530: MENTQMLPIYITIGVVAFVISKIIMAILCYRRWKRKQMVFQDSFTGGKLVMFKSQRTNSLEPKLFLKKTMRLSNKDVIGSGGYGTVYKLMVNESISFAIKKLNRFSAEHDRGFERELEAMGDIKHRNIVTLHGYYAAPQYNLLIYELMPNGSLDTLLHGKSMNKLVLDWPSRYKIAVGAARGISYLHHDCIPHIIHRDIKSSNILLDHNLEARISDFGLATLMEPDKTHVSTLVAGTFGYLAPEYFDTGKATAKGDVYSFGVVLLELLTGKKPTDESFIEEGTKLVTWVKTVVQDKREECVLDSILKGCPADEINHVFSIALMCLESEPTKRPTMAEVVKMLEQIRPE, translated from the exons ATGGAAAACACGCAGATGCTACCAATCTACATCACGATTGGAGTTGTTGCTTTTGTTATCTCAAAAATCATCATGGCAATCCTCTGTTATCGTAGATGGAAAAGAAAACAAATGGTTTTCCAAGACAGTTTCACAG GTGGGAAACTAGTAATGTTTAAATCACAGAGGACCAATTCTTTGGAACCAAAATTGTTCTTGAAGAAGACAATGAGACTAAGCAACAAGGATGTTATTGGATCCGGAGGTTATGGGACAGTTTACAAACTGATGGTTAACGAATCCATATCCTTTGCTATTAAAAAACTCAACAGATTCAGCGCAGAGCACGATCGCGGTTTTGAGAGGGAGTTGGAAGCTATGGGGGATATTAAGCATCGGAATATCGTGACCCTTCATGGGTACTATGCTGCTCCTCAGTATAATCTTCTTATCTATGAACTAATGCCGAACGGCAGTTTGGATACGCTTCTTCATG GAAAATCTATGAACAAGTTGGTTCTTGATTGGCCTTCAAGATACAAAATAGCAGTTGGAGCCGCTAGGGGAATATCCTACCTTCATCACGACTGCATCCCTCACATAATACATAGAGATATTAAGTCGAGTAACATATTGTTGGATCATAACTTGGAGGCTCGCATATCAGATTTTGGATTAGCCACTTTGATGGAACCAGATAAAACTCATGTATCAACATTAGTTGCAGGAACTTTTGGATACTTGGCTCCTG AATATTTTGACACGGGGAAAGCAACAGCAAAAGGAGATGTTTACAGCTTTGGTGTTGTATTGCTAGAGCTTCTAACGGGGAAAAAACCCACGGACGAATCATTCATAGAAGAGGGAACTAAGCTGGTGACATGG GTTAAGACAGTTGTCCAAGATAAGAGAGAAGAATGTGTACTTGACAGCATTTTGAAAGGTTGTCCAGCTGACGAAATTAACCATGTATTTAGCATAGCATTGATGTGCCTTGAGTCAGAGCCGACTAAACGACCTACAATGGCTGAAGTAGTGAAGATGCTAGAGCAGATAAGACCAGAATAA